In Camelina sativa cultivar DH55 chromosome 13, Cs, whole genome shotgun sequence, the genomic window AAAGACTGGAGTAGAAAAACGTATAGTGTCAGAAGGAACCCAATGTGATAAACagtaacataataaaaaaaacatgtttggaTAGTCAGTCAccacatatgaaaatatttttaaaacaattaactaTGTTCATTGGACTTCCGTTATTTCCGggtaaaaataacaacaaagaaATATCTTCTTTCTGCGTATAGCCATTACAGTAAGAAGGTCTATGAACAATTCAAACATGTGttttaaatcattaaattaatgaaagatTAAGAGGAGGTTAGGGGGGAGAgcctaataaaaacaaattaaagaaagaaaaacaaaaagaaaagaagaaaaaaaaagtggatgAGTACTACTACTTGCCCAGCCCCAATTGTGccgaaaagaaagagaaagcatGAACCTCGTgcgttattattattactatcaAAAGACGGGTAACATAACATAAACTCCTTTTTAAATACTATCacatgaaaaatcaaaacaaatcctTTTATTCCGAATCTTCATTATTAATTAACTTCCTCTCTCGcgcctctctctcttcatctcaAACATATTCATcaatttatctctctctctctctctctctctctctctctcaccctcTCTGTCTCGGAtcttttaagaattttaaatcAAAGAAGATGACTAGAGGAGGAGCTACCGTTGAACTTGACTTCCTCGGAGTCGAGAAGAAGCAAACCACCAACAAAGCTCCACAGCCTAGGTTTCAGAAATTTCTCGATCGCCGTCGTAGTTTCcgaggtttgtttctttttttttttcctgaagagtaaccaatttttttttttttttttggttctatgtaaaacttttttttaataataatcaatttaaataatttttgcaGAAATGCAAGGAGCGATTTCAAAGATTGATCCGGAGATAATAAAATCTTTGTTAGCTTCCGGCGGTGGTGGTACTGAGTCTCCTTCTGTTCCGTCTACTCCAAGAGAACATCAACTTCAGATCCCGATTTCTCCGGTCCACGCGTCTCTCGCCAGGTACGTAAAAACNTTTTTTTTGGGCGCTATATatgagggaaaaaaaacaaaaaaattgaaattcaaaatttcgAAAAATATTCTTTTAGGCAAAGTACGGAAGCTGTCTCTGGAACCGTACCTATGACTATTTTTTACAATGGAACCGTATCCGTGTACCAAGTGAATCGTAGCAAGGCTGAAGAGATTATGAAGGTCGCTAAGGACACAGCGGTCTCGAAGAAGGACGAATCATCGACGGAGACTGATCTTTCGGTAATTACTCCGACCACTCTAAGACCAAAGCTCTTTGGCCAGAATCTAGAAGGAGGTTAgtgataacaaaaaataataatttaccaaAGGGTCATCACGCTAATTAATTAAAGAGTACTGTTCTATGCTTGCAGAGATATCGTTGCATGTAGATGTTTTGTTGTTAGTTATTAGGGAAGATTTCTTTGCTTATTAGTTTTGAATTAGATGttagacaacaaaacaaaaaatatgttgaAAGAGAGTCCTTAAAGTTCGTATTTAGATAGTTATGGAGGTATACGTATAAACATATGTTATAGTTTCTGATGATATATTGAAACTGATTTTTGTGCGTGTATGCAGATCTTCCCATCGCAAGGAGAAAGTCATTGCTAAGGTTTCTAGAGAAGCGCAAGGAGAGGTAATTTATTATCCAACAATCCAAGGATTACTTATTACAtcaaggtttttatttttctccttttctctgtgtcgacccttttttttaattttatttattattacccCATGGAAATCAATGATTACATGTTCTGTCTCTTTTTACTCACACAAAACTGTAGATTCCTCTAGTTTGTTCAACAAATCACATGCTTCTTTCTAGCTCTACGTAGATAGACATTGGAGATAAGTAGTATAGTACTTTATAATTATACGTAGGTCATATAGGAACTTTTTTAAAACGCGTTGACTTCGactctttgtttgtgtttgctACACCGACAAGTTATTCAAAATACATGATTCGTATTATTAATGATCATGAGGTAATGAGGAGAGAATTgaacatttgtttgtttgtttttatatattgggACCGTATAAGTTACTAGAAAAAAAACGCGGTTtcacattttctttctctttttttcgtctttttgtgttttcagaGTAGTATCGACATCTCCTTACTATCATCCAACATCGGCCTAAAAACGATCTCTTTTTTAGATTGGGACATGGACCAAATTTGTCTCTTTCACCACTCTCCAAGACTTTCATGTTCCTTTTGCATTTGGCTTCTTTCCCAATCTCTTTGAAATTGATGGGCCTCGCTTCGTCGTAGCTTCTGCGTATACTGTTTCCACGACACGTTTTTTAGGAGATTACGTTTACCTACTACTAagattatatacttatatattgttttttaaagtgtttattGTCTTTTAATACTTCTTATTAATTAAGCAGCTCTATTCTATATCGTGTCACTacttttgtttaatcttttagTAAGAAAATGAACACGCCTCTTTCGGCTTCTCGTGAAGCTTCCGTGAGTATTAAAAAGAAATGTGCTCATCATgcttctttaattaattatattagttGGTCTGGTCGGCTTTGTCCTTATTAATATAATGGATTTGAGTTTAAGAAACACGTGAGTCCTTAGTTAATGCGACCTAGTCTAAGTCTTGCCGACTAATGTGTCTTTTCACGTCAGAAGTCTTAAGTCTTAAGAGTTTGGTGGAATCTGTAAATTGTCAAGATGCTGAAGAGAAGGGATAAACTGAGCCTACTTTGTGTGCCTTTTCATATGACCATGACTATTGTCATTGAATAGTATCCATCACTAGCCACTAACATTGGCATGGTTGGTCCggatttaagaaacaaaaccgAAATACCATTTAATGTCTCTTTACCGCTAATTGTAAATCATGTCTCGTTACAATTGAAACAAATTTCTGGTATATTGTGCATACGACTTTTTGGTTACATGTTTTTTTCCCTGtattttctacaattttttgggtgttgtaaatatttgtgtttcttttgtatacatttgtatttcatttttgatattaGAACGACTGTAAATAAGTGTAATGGAGGTCGAGTAGCTGAATTCATCTTCTAGAATTTTACTTACctgatttttttgtattctagtaaactaaaccaaaatttgTCATAgttaaaatgagaaaacaaaaatttagtgAAGCTAAATGGACCAAGCCAAAACCTAAAATCCAGAGACTTATTCTCTTCgttgattattatatatatcctcGTAGTGGTAACATCTTTGCTGATCATTTTGCGAAAAGTGCAAAAGATCCCGAAttctgtttttcccatgtaagtTTGACGGTTTTTTATCGACTCTCTCTAGCAGAAAGTTTTTAATAGTGAACTAGTATATAGAATTTAGacgacaaaaaaacaaaaaaaaaacaaagaaaaaaacaaaacaaaactgaatcAATGTGGGTTTAAATTCGGATTCATTATGTCCATACTAAGTAAATTGTAAATACGCAAAATGAACCAACAAATAAACAGAACGCTCAAAACCTACAGAGAACTTGTGAGCTACATAATTTGAAACTAAGGTCATCATTTTTGACGACCATCTAGCTTCGTATATACTTGTTGCAAATTTGACTTAAATACAGGGTCAAAGCTCGAAGGTTACATACACTTTTTAAAGAGTACGTGGTCAAAACTCTAGCTTGTAGATcccacacaattttttttttttgttttttttttgcaacgaTAGATCCCCACACAATAAGAGTTCGAATACTTTAGATCAAACAAAGAgagttaattattattgttgaaTTCATGATTTAGTTTGAATATATTGGTTGGTCTATTATGAATATCTAAGTGTCTGGTATTGACTTCACAAATTTCTTGATAATCATTAATAAGTTAATGTTGAATATAACAATTAAGTTAGGTTTGTCTTGAGTCAATCAAAGTATCCGATCAAGGTATAAAGGATATGCTTTAAAGGGTATATTAGCATTTGGTCGTATCAATCCAAGAGGCTATCACAACTTTATCTCATTAATAATAAGAAACCATAATGATTACGAATAGAATCAACTTCATATATCAGCACAGACATAATGAAACTTCAAACAccttcatcatcaccaaacaAATACTGAACTATCAGATTCACATCAGCTAAAGTAATTCGATACAGAGCTAACTAATTTGTACAAGTACATATATCAGAATATCTTGTAAATTTTGATATTGCTAGAAGACAATTTAATCggcaaaacagagagagagagagagagagagagctaatcaccaaaaacatgataaaattgtagaaacaaataagaaaataaaataaagtagatTGAAGAATCGGAGCATCAGTTTTAAAAAGCTCGATTTATATAATCCGCATGGTTAATCGGAGAGCACGTTGTAATGCAAAATATTCATCATCTGCTCCGATTCCTTCAATCAATTttcataaaacatttttttgtttttccttcaaagagaaaaagacaaaacctAACCACATACGCTAGCAATCCTAGAATCGAGAAATCATAACTACGAAAAAACGAATCAATGAAAaagcatgaagaagaagacctaACTAGATAATGATTCTGTGAGTCTGTAAGACCATTTTTACTCGAGAAACGGATGAaaatttctcagaaaattaaaaaaaaagaaattattatatatattcattttttaataggTGTACCAATAAGTAAGTGACACATTTCTATTTAATTCTGAGAAACGGTTCCCCCAGTCCTCCAGCAAGGATCGATTACTCCtgatttcttttctctctcttctttttattatttttttatttaaagtaatTTCATGAGTAACCCTTAGTAATCATGCCCTAAGGCCAACAAAACCAAAGCTCCATTTTATAGGTGACGACTTGGAGAAACCCTAGTTTCAGTTTAGTTATCGTATTAGGGCCACGTTTGTCTCTTGGGCCGGCCCATGTCTCATTAACGTTTTTGattgacttaaaaaaaacaccaattcgGTTTTGTCCAGAATTCGATTCAGCTGGGATAAACCGGTTTTGAATTAACCGGATTAGACACTTCTCCCCTCCTCAGTTTCGCAGTTCGTATGATCAGGTTCTGTAGAGCAATCCATGTTTCAGAGAGTCACAGATTGATCCAATGCAATCGTATTCGACGATGTGGGTTATCTGTTCAAGCCGCCGTGTCGGCATTGGATTTGGATTCGGATTTGGTAGTCCCTGGCTTAGATTCTCATGCTTACGGCTCAATGCTCCGTCGCTGCATTCAGAGAAACGATCCTATCTCAGCAAAGGCTATTCATTGCGATGTATTAAAGAAAGGAAGCTGCTTGGATCTTTTCGCTACAAACATTCTATTAAACGCTTACGTGAAAGCCGGATTTGACAAAGATGCGTTGAAGCTGTTCGACGAAATTCCTGAGAGAAACAATGTCTCGTATGTTACTCTCGTTCAAGGACATGCGTGTGAAGATCCCGTTGGTTTGTATTCCAGGTTGCATCGAGAAGGTCATGAGCTTAACCCACACGTCTTCACCTCCTTCTTGAAGTGCTTTGTCAGTTTGGATAAAGCTGAGATTTGTTTGTGGTTGCATTCTCCTATCGTTAAGCTTGGTTTTGATTCCAATGCTTTTGTTGGAGCTGCGCTTATCAATGCTTACTCTGTATGTGGTTCTGTTCATAGTGCAAGAAGTGTTTTTGAGGGGATTTTGTGCAAAGACATTGTTGTGTGGGCTGGAATTGTGTCTTGCTATGTAGAGAATGGGTATTTCGAGGATTCTCTTCAGCTGCTTTCTTGTATGGGGATGGCTAGTTTCATGCCCAACAACTACACCTTTGATACGGCTCTTAAGGCGAGTATCGGGCTAGGTGCGTTTGATTTCGCCAAGGGTGTTCATGGACGGATTCTAAAAACTTGCTATGAGTTGGATCCTCGTGTGGGTGTTGGTCTGCTTCAGTTGTATACTCAGATCGGAGACATGTCTGGTGCTTTTAAAGTGTTCAATGAGATGCCAAAGAATGATGTGATACCTTGGAGTTTTATGATTGCTCGGTTTTGTCAAAACGGTTTTTGCAACGAGGCGGTTGATCTTTTTATTCGAATGAGAGAAGCTTTTGTTGTCCCTAACGAGTTTACTTTGAGCAGTATTTTGAATGGATGTGCCATCGGGAAGTGTTCTGGCTTAGGTGAGCAACTCCATGGTCTTGTGGTCAAAGCTGGCTTTGATTTTGATGTCTATGTCTCAAATGCTCTCATTGATGTATATGCCAAATGTGAGAAAATGGATAGCGCTGTTAAGTTATTTGCTGAGTTATCAAGTAAAAATGAGGTGAGCTGGAACACAGTCATTGTCGGGTATGGGAATCTGGGCGAAGGAGGAAATGCGTTAAACATGTTTCGTGAAGCGCTCAGAAATCAGGTGTCAGTAACTGAAGTAACCTTCTCAAGTGCTCTTGGAGCTTGTGCTTCTTTGGCGAGCATGGAGCTCGGTGTTCAAGTTCATGGACTGGTGATAAAAACCAATAATGCCGAAAAAGTTGCAGTGAGTAACTCATTGATAGACATGTATGCAAAATGTGGTGATATCAAATTCGCACAATCTGTGTTCAATGAGATGGAAACAATAGATGTAGCTTCATGGAATACATTGATCTCAGGCTATTCGACACATGGACTGGGCAGCCAGGCATTGAGAGTCTTTGACATTATGAAGGATAGTGATTGCAAGCCAAATGGGTTAACATTTCTTAGTGTTCTTTCTGGATGCAGCAACGCAGGATTAATAGATCAAGGTCAAGATTGTTTTGAGTCAATGATTCGTGATCATGGTATTGAACCATGTTTGGAACATTATACTTGTATGGTCAGGCTTTTGGGAAGATCAGGGCAGCTTGACAAAGCAATGAAGATGATTGAAGGGATTCCATATGAGCCTAGTGTTATGATCTGGAGAGCACTGCTCAGCGCCTCGATGAATCAGAACAATGAAGAGGTTGCAAAGAGATCGGCAGAGGAAATACTAAAGATCAATCCAAAGGACGAGGCAACATATGT contains:
- the LOC104735321 gene encoding putative pentatricopeptide repeat-containing protein At5g13230, mitochondrial; its protein translation is MIRFCRAIHVSESHRLIQCNRIRRCGLSVQAAVSALDLDSDLVVPGLDSHAYGSMLRRCIQRNDPISAKAIHCDVLKKGSCLDLFATNILLNAYVKAGFDKDALKLFDEIPERNNVSYVTLVQGHACEDPVGLYSRLHREGHELNPHVFTSFLKCFVSLDKAEICLWLHSPIVKLGFDSNAFVGAALINAYSVCGSVHSARSVFEGILCKDIVVWAGIVSCYVENGYFEDSLQLLSCMGMASFMPNNYTFDTALKASIGLGAFDFAKGVHGRILKTCYELDPRVGVGLLQLYTQIGDMSGAFKVFNEMPKNDVIPWSFMIARFCQNGFCNEAVDLFIRMREAFVVPNEFTLSSILNGCAIGKCSGLGEQLHGLVVKAGFDFDVYVSNALIDVYAKCEKMDSAVKLFAELSSKNEVSWNTVIVGYGNLGEGGNALNMFREALRNQVSVTEVTFSSALGACASLASMELGVQVHGLVIKTNNAEKVAVSNSLIDMYAKCGDIKFAQSVFNEMETIDVASWNTLISGYSTHGLGSQALRVFDIMKDSDCKPNGLTFLSVLSGCSNAGLIDQGQDCFESMIRDHGIEPCLEHYTCMVRLLGRSGQLDKAMKMIEGIPYEPSVMIWRALLSASMNQNNEEVAKRSAEEILKINPKDEATYVLLSNMYAGVKQWANVASIRKSMKEKGVKKEPGLSWIEHQGDVHFFSVGLSDHPDMKLINGMLEWLNLKATRAGYVPDRNAILLDMDDEEKDKRLWVHSERLALAYGLVRLPSRNRILIIKNLRICSDCHNAMKVISGIVQRDLVIRDMNRFHHFHAGVCSCGDYW
- the LOC104735319 gene encoding protein TIFY 9-like isoform X2, with amino-acid sequence MTRGGATVELDFLGVEKKQTTNKAPQPRFQKFLDRRRSFREMQGAISKIDPEIIKSLLASGGGGTESPSVPSTPREHQLQIPISPVHASLARQSTEAVSGTVPMTIFYNGTVSVYQVNRSKAEEIMKVAKDTAVSKKDESSTETDLSVITPTTLRPKLFGQNLEGDLPIARRKSLLRFLEKRKER
- the LOC104735319 gene encoding protein TIFY 9-like isoform X1, with translation MTRGGATVELDFLGVEKKQTTNKAPQPRFQKFLDRRRSFREMQGAISKIDPEIIKSLLASGGGGTESPSVPSTPREHQLQIPISPVHASLARQSTEAVSGTVPMTIFYNGTVSVYQVNRSKAEEIMKVAKDTAVSKKDESSTETDLSVITPTTLRPKLFGQNLEGDLPIARRKSLLRFLEKRKERVVSTSPYYHPTSA